From a region of the Salinispira pacifica genome:
- a CDS encoding sensor histidine kinase produces the protein MKLRRQNLNFQIVLVITLLVLGSFVILGSVLSVLFRSSILEREYRYLELLVETYARHLEQQVDKTRSIVNAYSFENSLRTAILQDDPRQSLYMLALAREASAYLEDIVLINPRGIVEASGSLRMEGETMRQYLSFRRSLESGKPVMDTRAVTSRAGAPSIGIAAPVIHENETIAVLMGIFNIERFAIDFLSFRLPDEDMQIYVIDESYRYIIHSDPDLRMKTRIEVLSGLGIIRDPLENFQGDTAAGSERYRPPGSVTDQEIFPYRMGGSRVVQIDDALHVNVQTGILPWYMGITVDSYELHRPIRNINLTTIAAGIIFSLILSIALYLYLSRRLIRPLLSLRDRVADFEENMETIRPVFSSTNELSELELRLAHMSTTIREKNERIQTMYEQLLQSEKLASLGGLVGGLSHEMNTPLGNAVTMISNLKQEFSEIQRQVDSAALTRSGLEDFLSYGSDAVNHSFINLRRATDLVKNLKQLAVDQGSMRRREFNLFEVVQGVVSSMGFQLKRKRVEVILNIDRDIVLDSYPGPLEQVFTNLIGNTLRHGIPGDGPGRITISGQEWEEGTIRIYYRDNGQGISTEVRTSIFEPYISTKMDDGGSGLGMFLVLNIIQAVFGGEIVLEDTGPAGAGFRISFPRTPPEGRRDVFPVIPSG, from the coding sequence TTGAAGCTGAGAAGACAGAATCTGAATTTTCAAATTGTCCTGGTTATAACGCTTCTGGTGCTAGGAAGTTTTGTGATACTGGGATCGGTACTTTCCGTACTCTTTCGCAGCAGCATTCTGGAAAGGGAATACCGGTACCTGGAACTTCTGGTGGAAACCTATGCCCGGCATCTGGAACAGCAGGTTGATAAGACCCGGTCCATCGTGAACGCCTACTCCTTTGAAAACAGTCTCCGAACCGCCATTCTCCAGGACGATCCCCGGCAGTCCCTCTATATGCTTGCCCTGGCCAGGGAGGCTTCAGCCTACCTTGAAGATATCGTGCTCATTAACCCCCGGGGAATCGTGGAGGCCTCCGGAAGCCTGAGGATGGAAGGAGAGACCATGCGTCAGTATCTGTCTTTCCGGCGAAGTCTGGAATCGGGAAAACCCGTGATGGATACCCGGGCGGTTACTTCCAGGGCCGGTGCTCCAAGCATCGGAATTGCAGCCCCGGTAATCCACGAAAACGAGACCATCGCCGTACTCATGGGGATATTCAATATTGAGAGGTTCGCAATAGATTTCCTCTCGTTCCGTCTCCCGGATGAAGACATGCAGATATATGTGATCGATGAAAGTTACCGTTATATTATTCACAGTGATCCGGATCTGAGAATGAAAACCCGGATTGAGGTTCTCAGCGGTCTTGGAATCATCAGGGATCCGCTGGAGAATTTTCAGGGTGATACTGCAGCCGGCAGCGAACGATACCGTCCTCCGGGATCTGTAACCGATCAGGAAATCTTTCCCTACAGAATGGGGGGCTCCCGGGTTGTTCAAATTGATGATGCTCTTCACGTGAATGTGCAAACAGGAATACTCCCCTGGTATATGGGAATAACCGTGGATTCGTATGAGCTCCACCGTCCGATCCGGAATATCAACCTTACAACAATCGCCGCGGGAATTATTTTTTCTCTGATCCTGTCTATCGCCCTGTACCTGTATCTCAGCCGCAGGCTGATACGCCCGCTTCTCTCCCTCCGGGACCGGGTGGCAGACTTTGAGGAAAATATGGAAACAATACGGCCGGTATTTTCCAGCACCAATGAGCTTTCGGAGCTTGAGCTCAGACTTGCTCACATGTCCACCACCATTCGTGAAAAGAATGAGCGAATCCAGACCATGTATGAACAGCTGCTCCAGTCAGAGAAACTGGCCTCCCTGGGAGGACTGGTGGGGGGGCTTTCACACGAGATGAATACTCCTCTGGGAAATGCCGTTACCATGATAAGCAATCTGAAACAGGAATTTTCGGAGATTCAACGGCAGGTTGATTCCGCTGCACTCACCCGCAGCGGGCTTGAGGATTTTCTCAGCTACGGAAGTGACGCGGTGAATCACAGCTTTATTAATTTGCGCAGGGCGACTGATCTGGTGAAAAATCTGAAACAGCTTGCGGTTGATCAGGGCAGTATGCGCCGGCGTGAGTTCAATCTCTTTGAGGTGGTGCAGGGGGTGGTATCCAGCATGGGGTTTCAGCTGAAACGGAAACGTGTTGAGGTGATACTTAACATAGACAGAGATATCGTCCTGGACTCCTATCCCGGACCGCTGGAACAGGTCTTTACCAATCTGATCGGCAATACCCTCCGCCACGGCATTCCCGGGGACGGTCCGGGGAGGATCACCATCAGCGGGCAGGAGTGGGAAGAGGGAACGATCCGGATCTATTACCGGGATAACGGTCAGGGCATCTCCACGGAAGTCAGAACATCCATATTTGAACCTTATATCAGTACAAAGATGGATGACGGCGGGAGCGGACTGGGAATGTTTCTGGTTCTGAATATCATCCAGGCAGTCTTCGGCGGGGAGATCGTTCTTGAAGATACCGGGCCTGCCGGGGCAGGATTCCGGATCAGTTTTCCCCGCACCCCGCCGGAGGGTCGCAGGGATGTGTTTCCCGTTATCCCTTCCGGATAA
- the lysS gene encoding lysine--tRNA ligase: protein MAKFHENLSHWADQNAQRITGSRKNEDGSPREQYTCASGITPSGTVHIGNFREIITVDLVHRALLDRGVNSRFIYSWDDYDVFRKIPKNMPRQEELEKYLRWPIVDAPDPWAKESSYARAMETAVESVLPKLGIRPDYIYQAEKYRHSDYAEGIRKALEHRREIMDILNEHRTTPLADDWWPVSVFSSFTHKDTTRVLSWDGEWSIRYLCEESGKEETLDLRTSSNVKLPWRIDWPMRWNYEHVDFEPAGKEHHSAGGSFDTAKRISKAVYDFDAPVSFKYDFISIKGQGGKISSSLGNVVSIEDVLKVYQPEIVRYLFAGTRPNAEFSISFDLDVIKIYEDYDRCERIYFGEEEANEKRQAKEGRIYELSQLDPRAVSRKESRREGKGGLLQIPFRHLCNLLLIHNGDIETAVQAFPGIQEAVSDGRMSEEDLQDALVRAQCAWNWIQEYAPEDFRFSVNPGGERVLELDDSQTSGVSALVALLEKGIGGLEDKELQDEIYSIARTAGIEPKDFFTLLYRLVISKEKGPRLAGFLKTLGEDRVLSILRPYTAS, encoded by the coding sequence ATGGCAAAATTTCACGAGAATCTCAGTCATTGGGCGGATCAGAATGCCCAGCGAATAACCGGAAGCAGAAAGAATGAGGACGGCAGTCCCAGGGAACAATATACCTGTGCCTCGGGGATAACCCCGTCGGGAACGGTACATATCGGAAATTTTCGGGAAATTATTACCGTTGATCTGGTGCACCGGGCTCTTCTCGATCGCGGCGTCAATTCCCGCTTTATTTACAGCTGGGACGATTACGATGTATTCCGTAAAATACCCAAAAATATGCCCCGTCAGGAAGAATTGGAAAAATACCTCAGGTGGCCCATAGTAGACGCTCCGGATCCCTGGGCGAAGGAATCAAGCTATGCCAGGGCCATGGAGACAGCCGTTGAATCAGTGCTTCCAAAACTGGGAATTCGCCCCGATTATATTTATCAGGCGGAAAAATACCGCCACAGCGACTATGCAGAGGGAATCCGCAAAGCCCTGGAGCACAGACGTGAAATCATGGATATTCTCAATGAGCATCGCACCACACCCCTGGCGGATGACTGGTGGCCCGTTTCCGTGTTCAGCAGTTTCACCCATAAAGATACCACCAGGGTATTAAGCTGGGACGGTGAGTGGAGCATCCGCTACCTCTGTGAAGAGAGCGGAAAAGAGGAAACTCTGGATCTTCGGACCAGCTCAAACGTCAAACTGCCATGGCGGATCGACTGGCCCATGCGCTGGAATTATGAACATGTGGATTTTGAACCTGCGGGAAAAGAGCATCATTCAGCCGGAGGCTCATTTGATACCGCAAAACGGATATCAAAGGCAGTGTATGATTTCGATGCACCGGTAAGTTTTAAATACGATTTTATCAGCATTAAAGGCCAGGGCGGTAAAATCAGCTCCTCCCTGGGAAATGTGGTGAGCATTGAGGACGTGCTGAAGGTATATCAGCCGGAGATCGTGCGCTACCTCTTTGCCGGGACCCGTCCAAATGCAGAGTTTTCCATCAGTTTCGATCTTGACGTAATAAAAATTTATGAGGATTACGACCGCTGCGAACGGATCTATTTCGGTGAAGAAGAGGCCAACGAAAAACGGCAGGCGAAAGAAGGCCGGATCTATGAACTGAGCCAGTTGGATCCACGGGCCGTAAGCCGGAAAGAATCCCGGCGGGAAGGGAAGGGCGGCCTCCTTCAGATTCCGTTCCGCCATTTGTGCAATCTGCTCCTTATTCATAACGGGGATATTGAGACCGCCGTTCAGGCGTTCCCCGGAATACAAGAGGCCGTATCCGACGGCCGCATGAGCGAAGAAGATCTTCAGGATGCCCTGGTGAGGGCTCAATGCGCCTGGAACTGGATTCAGGAGTATGCCCCGGAAGATTTCCGCTTTTCCGTGAACCCGGGGGGCGAAAGGGTTCTTGAGCTGGACGATTCTCAAACGTCAGGGGTTTCCGCACTGGTTGCCCTGCTGGAAAAAGGGATCGGTGGACTTGAGGACAAAGAACTTCAGGATGAAATATATAGTATAGCCAGAACTGCCGGTATTGAACCCAAGGATTTCTTCACTCTGTTATACAGGCTGGTTATCTCCAAGGAAAAGGGCCCGAGACTCGCCGGATTCCTGAAAACCCTGGGGGAAGACAGGGTGCTTTCCATTCTCAGACCATACACGGCGTCCTGA
- a CDS encoding MarC family protein, which yields MILKSGNVTLQLMINEFIPVFLTMFILIDPLGVSMVYLSLVNSAHLNKHEERVVAFKAPGIAFFVLTLFIFFGRQLISALGIQPGSLYVAGGILLFFVAMDLLFGKAKRTTKTNENAGEYDGTEIAIFPLALPLLSGPGAITAILIFTSEHSESLGFTFILLGIVALVLFTAMIAMLGADSCEKFSGEPALR from the coding sequence TTGATATTGAAATCCGGGAACGTTACTCTTCAGCTCATGATTAATGAATTTATTCCGGTTTTTCTCACAATGTTTATTCTCATCGATCCACTTGGCGTCTCCATGGTTTATCTCAGCCTGGTGAACAGCGCCCACCTGAATAAACATGAAGAGCGGGTTGTGGCATTCAAGGCTCCGGGCATCGCATTTTTTGTACTTACCCTGTTCATCTTTTTCGGGCGGCAGCTCATTTCCGCATTGGGAATCCAGCCCGGCAGTCTCTATGTGGCAGGTGGAATTCTTCTGTTTTTTGTTGCAATGGATCTGTTGTTCGGCAAGGCCAAACGAACGACCAAGACCAACGAGAATGCAGGTGAGTATGACGGCACAGAAATCGCCATTTTTCCCCTGGCGCTGCCGCTGCTTTCCGGCCCCGGGGCAATCACCGCCATACTGATTTTCACATCCGAACACAGCGAATCCCTGGGCTTCACATTTATTCTGCTGGGAATTGTGGCCCTGGTGCTGTTCACCGCCATGATCGCCATGCTGGGGGCAGATTCCTGCGAAAAATTCTCAGGCGAACCGGCGTTACGGTGA
- a CDS encoding ABC transporter substrate-binding protein, which translates to MIFSMKRAVAGLLLALVLVFPLAAAGSGEQTAETPSAAAESAVPSESPSDSTPETADAIVRTSYPLTVKDGLNNEVTIQSEPESVASLTLFSDEVLMDLISTRRLAAITSLASDPVYSNVADRAEEVPRQIDLNVELLIEMYPDMVFVANWSDQSKVEQLEQAGLTVYRIQTPVTMNGIREEILKLGRILNAPEEARRIVDEMNRTLEDVSLALENLEPEEKLRTMDYNTWGSASGGDTTWNIILDHAGLINIAASYGSDDYGQVPVSKELLIAEQPDLLFLPGWVWGEPEAAEGFKDEVQSDPSLQDVPAVENRRLYMVPEHLKSTYSQYIADSVRFVAERAYPGLF; encoded by the coding sequence ATGATTTTTTCAATGAAACGGGCTGTTGCCGGCCTGTTGCTGGCTCTGGTGTTGGTGTTTCCACTGGCAGCAGCGGGAAGCGGTGAACAGACGGCGGAAACCCCGTCCGCCGCAGCTGAGTCTGCGGTCCCATCCGAATCCCCATCGGATTCAACACCGGAAACAGCCGATGCGATTGTTCGGACAAGCTATCCTCTGACCGTGAAAGACGGGCTCAATAATGAGGTAACCATCCAGAGCGAACCGGAATCAGTTGCCAGTCTTACGCTGTTCAGCGATGAGGTCCTGATGGACCTCATCTCCACCCGGCGGCTTGCGGCAATCACCAGCCTGGCGTCAGATCCGGTGTATTCCAATGTAGCCGACCGGGCGGAAGAGGTCCCCCGCCAGATCGACCTCAATGTTGAACTGCTCATCGAAATGTATCCTGATATGGTGTTTGTAGCCAACTGGAGCGACCAGTCCAAGGTGGAGCAGCTGGAACAGGCCGGGCTCACCGTGTACCGCATTCAAACTCCGGTGACCATGAATGGAATCCGGGAAGAAATCCTCAAACTGGGCAGAATTCTGAACGCCCCGGAGGAAGCCCGCCGGATAGTGGATGAAATGAACCGGACTCTGGAAGATGTGTCTCTGGCCCTGGAAAACCTGGAGCCGGAAGAGAAGCTCAGAACCATGGACTATAACACATGGGGAAGCGCAAGCGGCGGAGACACCACCTGGAACATCATTCTTGATCATGCGGGCCTCATCAATATCGCCGCATCATACGGAAGCGATGACTACGGACAGGTACCGGTATCCAAGGAACTTCTTATTGCGGAGCAGCCGGATCTTCTGTTTCTTCCCGGATGGGTCTGGGGCGAACCGGAGGCGGCAGAGGGCTTCAAAGATGAAGTGCAGAGCGATCCTTCCCTGCAGGACGTTCCCGCCGTTGAAAACCGGAGGCTCTACATGGTTCCGGAACATCTGAAATCCACCTACAGTCAGTATATTGCCGATTCGGTGCGCTTTGTTGCAGAGCGTGCGTATCCGGGCCTGTTTTAA
- a CDS encoding sensor histidine kinase, with amino-acid sequence MKFFSRLLAFLTRSYAGERQDLFRKAQTIAILNLLFLVLLLFFFLLNLIFTGAFAQDAQILLSLAALVFINLVMLRARRLHLAVYSSIISLMLAFSLIVFLSSGRSVLKIYNLGFYYIFIILVAGLVGTSWHQSAFTGVASMVLGSWFFFFSIVPAVTGSSDITAPEPGQFIGLSDSYASVMLILFAATFVSLFLNMQLQRAFGELHQLNNELEAEVQNQTSELQETLDRLRHSKAQLVESEKLAALGGLVGGISHEINTPLGNSLTAVTHGENILNRLVEEFQSGSMSKSGFTSGIEDIHQSHKIIQRNLKAAIDLLERFKRISSDQHSERLQRFNVRNEIDNVLVAHQNTLKRLNELTIDIEGPPDLEVVGYPGMIWQILTNFLQNSLKHGLSDGKGSIRIVYSMWDENTENGSVSDNELIISFSDDGAGMSSSVRERIYEPFFTTNREEGGTGLGLNIVYNLVQQMGGTLHCVSSPGMGARFIIRIPVNSALDGMGENSV; translated from the coding sequence GTGAAATTTTTTTCCCGGCTTCTGGCCTTTCTGACCCGCAGCTATGCGGGTGAGCGGCAGGATCTGTTTAGAAAAGCCCAGACCATTGCCATTCTCAATCTCCTCTTCCTCGTATTGCTTCTGTTCTTTTTTTTATTGAACCTGATATTTACCGGTGCGTTCGCCCAGGATGCACAAATTTTACTTTCGCTGGCCGCACTGGTGTTTATTAATCTGGTAATGCTCAGAGCCCGCAGGCTGCATCTTGCGGTGTATTCCAGCATCATTTCCCTCATGCTGGCATTCAGCCTGATAGTTTTTCTCAGCAGCGGAAGAAGTGTGCTGAAGATTTACAACCTGGGCTTCTATTATATTTTTATCATTCTCGTAGCAGGACTGGTTGGCACGAGCTGGCATCAGAGTGCCTTCACCGGAGTTGCTTCCATGGTGTTGGGGAGCTGGTTTTTCTTTTTCAGCATTGTGCCTGCTGTGACGGGGTCCAGTGACATCACAGCCCCCGAGCCTGGACAGTTTATCGGGCTTTCCGACAGCTACGCTTCGGTAATGCTGATACTTTTTGCGGCGACCTTTGTTTCCCTGTTTCTGAACATGCAGCTTCAACGGGCCTTCGGCGAACTGCATCAGCTGAATAATGAACTTGAAGCAGAGGTTCAGAATCAAACCAGTGAATTACAGGAAACCCTGGACAGGCTGAGACATTCCAAGGCCCAGCTGGTTGAGTCGGAAAAGCTTGCGGCTCTGGGAGGGCTGGTCGGCGGTATCAGCCATGAAATCAACACTCCCCTGGGAAACAGCCTCACTGCAGTCACTCATGGTGAAAACATCCTGAACAGGCTGGTGGAAGAATTTCAATCAGGCAGCATGAGCAAATCCGGTTTTACCTCGGGCATAGAAGATATTCATCAGTCTCATAAAATCATTCAAAGAAATCTTAAGGCGGCAATAGACCTGCTGGAACGGTTCAAACGGATATCATCGGATCAGCATTCCGAACGGCTCCAGCGTTTTAACGTCCGGAATGAAATTGATAATGTGCTGGTTGCCCATCAAAACACTCTTAAACGGCTGAATGAACTTACCATTGATATAGAAGGACCGCCGGATCTGGAAGTTGTGGGGTATCCGGGCATGATCTGGCAAATTCTCACCAACTTTCTGCAGAACAGCCTGAAACACGGGCTCTCAGACGGGAAAGGATCAATCCGAATTGTGTATTCCATGTGGGATGAAAATACGGAAAACGGGTCGGTGAGTGATAATGAGCTTATAATCAGTTTTTCTGATGATGGAGCGGGGATGAGCAGTTCTGTGAGGGAAAGGATCTATGAGCCGTTTTTCACCACAAACCGTGAAGAGGGCGGTACAGGCCTGGGCCTGAATATCGTGTATAACCTGGTGCAGCAGATGGGCGGCACGCTTCACTGTGTGAGCAGTCCCGGTATGGGAGCGCGTTTTATCATCCGTATCCCGGTGAACTCTGCGTTGGACGGCATGGGTGAAAACAGTGTATGA
- a CDS encoding FecCD family ABC transporter permease → MKRTLILPALILMMLLSLVISIALGAVSLSPGEVLEVISGKLFMPDRELPASNLAIVWHIRLPRSLAALLAGAALAVSGAAVQGVFRNPMASPDILGISAGSSFGAVLTIALGVNMMHSSVLPAAAFTGAMLASLFVYLIGSSRGRSHLLFVILAGLAVSSFLNGMVSALLLFSDRYEMSQFLFWTMGGLEGVQFSRLIWPVPVIAAGGGVLFLLSGTLNLLALGDEQAHSLGVPVEAVKLGILSLASLLTAMAISLAGPVGFVGLMVPHLMRMIIGADNRRLLPVSAAAGAVFLLLSDTLGRILIPPYEIKTGIITSIIGGPYFIYLIIRYQRKGQIG, encoded by the coding sequence ATGAAACGTACATTAATCCTTCCTGCACTCATACTGATGATGCTTCTGAGTTTAGTAATATCCATCGCCCTGGGAGCCGTGTCCCTTTCTCCGGGTGAGGTGCTGGAAGTTATTTCCGGGAAACTGTTTATGCCGGATCGTGAACTGCCAGCCTCCAATCTGGCAATTGTCTGGCACATCCGTCTTCCCAGGAGTCTTGCTGCCCTGCTTGCCGGCGCCGCCCTGGCGGTGAGCGGAGCAGCCGTCCAGGGAGTGTTCCGTAACCCCATGGCAAGCCCCGATATTCTGGGCATTTCCGCCGGCAGCAGTTTCGGAGCAGTCCTCACAATTGCCCTGGGTGTGAATATGATGCATTCATCGGTGCTGCCCGCCGCAGCCTTCACCGGAGCCATGCTTGCTTCTCTTTTCGTGTACCTCATCGGATCCAGCCGGGGAAGATCCCACCTTCTGTTTGTCATTCTGGCGGGTCTTGCAGTCTCCAGTTTTCTCAACGGTATGGTATCCGCCCTGCTGCTTTTCTCAGACAGATATGAAATGAGTCAGTTTCTGTTCTGGACCATGGGAGGGCTGGAAGGGGTGCAGTTCAGCCGTCTTATCTGGCCTGTTCCGGTGATTGCAGCCGGAGGAGGCGTGCTATTTCTGTTATCCGGCACCCTGAATCTTCTGGCCCTGGGCGATGAACAGGCTCACAGCCTGGGAGTACCGGTGGAGGCGGTTAAGCTGGGCATTCTCAGCCTTGCATCCCTGCTTACCGCAATGGCCATATCCCTGGCCGGTCCGGTGGGGTTTGTGGGGCTGATGGTTCCCCACCTTATGCGGATGATCATAGGGGCGGACAACCGAAGGCTTTTACCGGTTTCCGCAGCCGCCGGCGCGGTTTTCCTTCTCCTGTCCGACACCCTCGGAAGAATCCTCATACCACCGTATGAAATAAAGACCGGAATTATCACATCCATTATCGGGGGACCCTATTTTATTTACCTCATTATCCGGTATCAGAGAAAAGGACAGATAGGATGA
- a CDS encoding ABC transporter ATP-binding protein, which produces MSRKRRNGNTEPERLDPKSAPSESGEPGTAPLLDVQGLNCSIGDVQILSRVSFHLQRGEIIGLIGPNGSGKSTLLKCMLGFLSSRSGSIRVLGDSLDELSHRRRAERISYVAQDGPGDLSFSALEVVEMGSYRGIGRGVRSSDDDRALAEKALDYVGLRHIRHRHFNHLSGGERQLVLFARLLMQNTPVLLLDEPTSNLDIGHENTLLEMVEELTREGRGAVIAIHNLNLAAEYCSRLILLDRGRIVSQGEPSEVLTREHIESAYSTRVMIGRNKSSGAPSVHPVRNYPQGGRKRFHIIGGAGSGINITRLLIRRGIQFSAGIAHRLDSDAELWNSLDIPLVEIEPFSEIDDESFSRAKALCREADYTVLCSFPVGRGNLRNLELASHASRLIIMDDYIPETEPTLRKPENFAERRSTVSHGSAASGWSGVRSFHDPRGEALFRKLKKDAVIMNYSRLSRFLDSQDDGGFL; this is translated from the coding sequence ATGAGCCGGAAACGAAGAAACGGAAATACTGAACCGGAACGCCTGGACCCGAAAAGCGCCCCATCAGAATCCGGCGAACCCGGGACTGCGCCGCTGCTGGATGTTCAGGGGCTGAACTGCAGTATCGGAGATGTGCAGATTTTATCCCGGGTATCGTTCCATCTGCAGCGTGGGGAGATAATCGGGCTCATCGGTCCAAACGGCTCGGGGAAGAGCACTCTTCTTAAATGTATGCTGGGATTTCTCAGCAGCCGTTCCGGAAGCATCCGGGTTCTGGGGGATTCTCTTGATGAACTCAGCCACCGCCGCCGGGCAGAGCGTATTTCATATGTTGCCCAGGACGGCCCGGGGGATCTGAGTTTTTCCGCTCTGGAAGTGGTGGAGATGGGATCGTACCGCGGCATCGGGCGGGGTGTGCGGTCTTCCGACGACGACAGAGCCCTTGCGGAAAAAGCTCTTGATTATGTGGGACTGCGTCATATCCGCCACCGTCATTTCAACCATCTTTCCGGAGGAGAACGCCAGCTGGTACTCTTTGCCAGACTGTTGATGCAGAATACCCCGGTACTGCTTCTAGATGAACCCACCTCAAATCTGGATATCGGACACGAAAACACCCTGCTGGAAATGGTGGAAGAATTGACCCGGGAGGGGCGGGGAGCGGTGATTGCCATTCACAACCTCAACCTGGCTGCGGAATACTGCAGCCGTCTGATCCTCCTGGACAGGGGCCGGATTGTCAGCCAGGGGGAGCCGTCCGAGGTGCTCACCAGAGAACATATCGAATCGGCCTATTCAACCCGGGTAATGATCGGGAGAAATAAAAGCAGCGGTGCACCCTCGGTACATCCGGTGAGAAATTATCCTCAGGGGGGAAGAAAGCGCTTTCACATCATCGGCGGAGCGGGAAGCGGTATCAATATCACTCGGCTTCTGATTCGAAGGGGCATACAGTTCAGCGCAGGAATCGCCCACCGACTTGATTCCGATGCCGAGCTGTGGAACTCTCTGGACATCCCCCTGGTGGAAATTGAGCCCTTCAGCGAAATAGATGATGAAAGTTTTTCCCGGGCGAAAGCCCTTTGCAGGGAAGCGGATTACACGGTGCTTTGCAGTTTTCCCGTGGGAAGGGGAAATCTGAGGAATCTTGAACTGGCCTCCCATGCATCAAGGCTGATCATTATGGATGATTACATCCCCGAAACGGAGCCGACCCTCCGAAAGCCGGAAAATTTTGCGGAGCGCCGGAGTACAGTTTCCCACGGAAGCGCTGCTTCGGGGTGGAGCGGTGTGAGAAGCTTCCACGACCCCCGGGGGGAAGCGTTGTTCCGGAAGCTGAAAAAAGATGCAGTAATCATGAACTATTCCCGGCTGAGCCGGTTTCTGGACTCCCAGGATGACGGGGGGTTCTTGTAA
- the rpiA gene encoding ribose-5-phosphate isomerase RpiA, with protein sequence MKTVYDALVMNRRARPLYGGIMEQNEMKKACGYAVIDQCVVSGMKVGMGTGSTAYYAIERLSQRLQSGDLKNVVAVATSFSTQALCQEKGIPVFSLNDSRIDGRLDCAIDGADEVNPANQLIKGGGAAHLLEKIVEYSADDFYVIVDESKLVDVLNRSFPVPLEIIPESRRAVTRNLEKAGFSVELRMAKAKVGPIITDSGNQILDIFTSDGQGMASGGECDPVDMEKFLSTIPGVVESGLFTRPVTRVFIGTPEGIQSRG encoded by the coding sequence GTGAAAACAGTGTATGATGCCCTGGTTATGAACCGGCGGGCACGTCCGCTATACGGGGGAATCATGGAACAGAATGAAATGAAGAAAGCCTGCGGATATGCGGTGATCGACCAATGTGTAGTCAGCGGTATGAAAGTGGGGATGGGAACCGGAAGCACCGCCTATTATGCCATTGAACGTCTTTCTCAACGTCTCCAAAGCGGTGATCTGAAAAATGTCGTGGCTGTGGCAACCAGTTTTTCCACACAAGCCCTCTGTCAGGAAAAGGGAATACCGGTGTTCAGTCTGAACGACAGCAGAATAGACGGCCGCCTGGATTGTGCGATTGACGGGGCCGATGAAGTCAACCCTGCCAATCAGCTCATTAAGGGCGGAGGCGCAGCACACCTGCTGGAAAAAATTGTGGAGTACAGCGCAGATGATTTCTATGTAATTGTGGATGAAAGCAAACTTGTTGATGTACTCAACCGCAGCTTCCCTGTTCCCCTTGAAATTATCCCCGAGAGCCGACGGGCGGTGACTCGAAACCTGGAAAAAGCCGGTTTTTCTGTGGAACTGCGAATGGCGAAGGCGAAGGTGGGACCGATTATAACCGACAGCGGCAACCAGATTCTTGATATCTTCACATCAGACGGACAGGGAATGGCTTCCGGGGGCGAATGCGACCCCGTTGATATGGAAAAATTCCTGAGCACCATTCCCGGTGTAGTGGAATCGGGGCTGTTCACCCGGCCGGTCACAAGGGTGTTTATCGGAACTCCCGAGGGGATTCAGTCCCGGGGCTGA